The following nucleotide sequence is from Methanocorpusculum sp..
AACAGAGTCTGATTTTTTGACGGGGCGGGGAATAACCCCGTTTTATTTTGTATCGATGTGATGTGGATATTTCCAAATCACAAAGATTTGGGACAAAACCGAATCCTGTCCTTATCTGTGGGAATACCATTACATACAGATTTCCACTCGCCGTTTTTGCAGACTTCATATTTTTCAAAAGCGCATGGGAGTCCGTTTGCCGTAGTTATGTCACTGCTGTCCATAAGCTGAAAATGCAGATGCGGAGCAAAAGAATTGCCGGAATGACCCACTCTCCCGATCATCTCACCCTTTTTAATTCTCTGTCCAACGGTCACCTGAACCGACCCTTTCTGCAGATGGACGAGCGCGGCATATACATTTTCGCCGCATTCCATAACGATGTAGTTGCCAGCAATCACTTGTGCGTCGTCTTTTTCCGGATCGAAGTGATGCGCATTTTTATAAGCGTTGGACATGTCAGAAATCAAATTCGTCCGTGCCCGTTCTTCATAGCCATCCTGTGCCTGGACAACGATCCCGTCACACGGTGCATACACTTCCCGGCCCCAGCAGTAATATTCCATTAAAGGAACTCCGAATAATAGATAGTGCGGCAAACTCACGCGATAGGCAGGCCAGCCCTTTCTTGTCCAATCCACTTGAATAAAGTCATAAGCATATCTTGTTCCGAACCGATTTGTGCCGTGACTCGGAATTTTTTTCCCGGGGGTGGTAGGAGAGAGCCATTCTCCCCTCAAAGGAAACTCTACTATTATCGGCTCAGGTTCTTTACTCATCTGATACCTCCTTTCATTTTTTCACCACCAATAATGTTGATTGTTCGCTATCCATCATCGTTTATCTTGCGGTAGGATTTCGACCAACCCCATCACGCGGATGCGTTCATACCAGCGTTCTTTTTTTTTTGGAGGGAACACAGAAAAACAGCATAGCCAGCTCATTTCTGCATCAGAAAACGAATATGAAACAGCATCAATTCAATTGATCGTACGTTTGCAAAAAAAAGGACAATGTGATGCCTTCAGCCGGAATTGAACCGGCGACAACTAGATCTTCAGTCTAGCGCTCTCCCGACTGAGCTATAAAGGCTCTTGCGTAACTAATGTTAGTATAATAACTATTTATAATAATCTGATTGCATCTCTCAAACATCTTATACATTCCAAAAACGAATTACTACACAATGGTCAAGAGCAATAATACAAAAAACGGGTCCAATAAGCAGACCCTCCAGGAAAAAATCGTTGGACGAACCACAAATATCGTCCACCTGACCCACAACGACTTAGACGCCGCAGGATCGGACGCAGTCTGCCGGATGACATTCGGGAACGAGATCCTCACCCTCTTCTCCTCAGTTGGAAAATTCACCTGGTTCACAGCGCAGGTCAGCGGATGCAACGGAAAAGGAGATACCCTCATCATCAGTGATCTGGGCTATCAGAACGGGATCGAAGACCAGATACGAAAAGCCCACGCTGCAGGATGGGTCATTCAGTGGTACGATCACCACAAATGGACCGATGCAGAAAAACACAAGGTCACGCCGTTTGTCCAGACCCTTATCGTGGACACAACGAAATGCGCCACAGGCGTTGTGGCCTCGGTGCTTGCCAAAGATAACCAAAGCGCACGCGAAGTCGCCAGCGTCGTCTGCGATTACGATCTCTGGAAACACCAGGACCCAAGATCCGCAAAACTCGGCATCGTCACCTCCAAACAGGAAAACCTCAGACTCATCAGGGACAAACTTACCCAAGGCATCATCATCGACGACGAGATCTCCAGCATCTTTGAAAAAATCGAGCATGACAAGAACAAATGCATGAAAAAAAGTATCAGGGCTGCGAAAATCTTCCGGGGAAAATACACCATCGCCGTCATGCCGGCCTACGGCTACCCGAGCGAAACCTCAGCAGAAGCACGCAGACAACTTGGGACCGACATGGAACTCCTTGTCTTTGACAATGGAAAGTTCTCCCTCCGCAGTGTTCCGGAGATCAGCCACCTTATCGCCAAACAGTTCGGCGGCGGAGGCCACCCGAATGCATCTGGGGGGAGCTTCAACTATACCTGGAAGGAGAAGTGGATGCTCAAACTCTTCAGGAAAGTATCCCGGGCAGACAGCTTCATAACTGCCGCGCAGAACCTCTGACCACACACTTTTTTTATTACCCGTCCAATACTAGGTTATGACCAACCTGGCCGAAAGCATCAGAATAGATTATGGGACCTGTACGACCTGCGGAGCGTGCGTCAATGTTTGTCCGAGCAATATCATCCAGCGCGATGCAGACGCCTCACCAGTCGTTCATCCAGGCTTTGGCTGTATTTCCTGCGGACACTGCATTGCGATCTGTCCAAGCGGCGCCATGAGTCTGGAAGCAGAGACCGAACCGGCAGGGATCGCAGACCCGGCGATCCTGGCACGCCATCTCAAGACCCGCCGGTCGATCCGTGTCTGGAAAGACATCACCGTAACCAACGAAGAATGCGAAGAACTCATCAGAATAACCGGCCATGCGCCATCCGGGTGTAATATTCACCCGGTCAAATGGGTCGTCGTAAACGATCCGGCAAAAGTGAAGGCGTTCGTCGCAGCCT
It contains:
- a CDS encoding nitroreductase family protein; the protein is MTNLAESIRIDYGTCTTCGACVNVCPSNIIQRDADASPVVHPGFGCISCGHCIAICPSGAMSLEAETEPAGIADPAILARHLKTRRSIRVWKDITVTNEECEELIRITGHAPSGCNIHPVKWVVVNDPAKVKAFVAASAELLRAVPTENRMYSLAAGLLRKLDAGDDVLCRNAPALLIAVANPNEDLGLVDSIISLTYADIYAPSIGLGTCWAGFVMILLGVFPSLQKILGIPDGYKAQYALLAGHPKYTFKSIPPRDMPEIFWT
- a CDS encoding DHH family phosphoesterase; this encodes MVKSNNTKNGSNKQTLQEKIVGRTTNIVHLTHNDLDAAGSDAVCRMTFGNEILTLFSSVGKFTWFTAQVSGCNGKGDTLIISDLGYQNGIEDQIRKAHAAGWVIQWYDHHKWTDAEKHKVTPFVQTLIVDTTKCATGVVASVLAKDNQSAREVASVVCDYDLWKHQDPRSAKLGIVTSKQENLRLIRDKLTQGIIIDDEISSIFEKIEHDKNKCMKKSIRAAKIFRGKYTIAVMPAYGYPSETSAEARRQLGTDMELLVFDNGKFSLRSVPEISHLIAKQFGGGGHPNASGGSFNYTWKEKWMLKLFRKVSRADSFITAAQNL
- a CDS encoding M23 family metallopeptidase, with the protein product MEYYCWGREVYAPCDGIVVQAQDGYEERARTNLISDMSNAYKNAHHFDPEKDDAQVIAGNYIVMECGENVYAALVHLQKGSVQVTVGQRIKKGEMIGRVGHSGNSFAPHLHFQLMDSSDITTANGLPCAFEKYEVCKNGEWKSVCNGIPTDKDRIRFCPKSL